The following are encoded together in the Prionailurus viverrinus isolate Anna chromosome B3, UM_Priviv_1.0, whole genome shotgun sequence genome:
- the ZFHX2 gene encoding zinc finger homeobox protein 2 isoform X5, translating to MATLNSSSTTGTTPTPGHNAPSPPPDTSPPGTPADPVTKDPPAAPSTSESMRPSEPGGQALESGCGLVPPKETGEPREEAGCGGFSPKDLGVQEDKEQEEEGGGLPPVDLSNHLFFTAGGEAYLVAKLSLSGGSELLLPKGFPWGEVGIKEEPSLPLLAHLPSAHLTALHIQHGFDPIQGFSSSDQILSHDTSAPSPATCEGRDGAFWSYQLAPNPPGDPKDGPMGSRGGDHRALFWLCLLCRLGFSRAQAFMGHTQSHGVKLTPAQHLGLPSNAAVLQVGDEGRMALLSFLEPKPPARPPLEMPLDNSSMVNTEANVAQTEDGPPEAEAPVLPAEEVRALSPPSPATTPTTWDPSPTQAKESPMAAGEAGPDWFPEGQEEEGGLCPPLNQSSPASKEGGTLSAPVGSPEDPSDPPQPYRLAEDYTPAPAAFQGLSLSSHMSLLHSRNSCKTLKCPKCNWHYKYQQTLDVHMREKHPESNSHCSYCSAGGAHPRLARGESYNCGYKPYRCDVCNYSTTTKGNLSIHMQSDKHLANLQGFQAGPGGQGSPPEAPLPSSAGDKEPKTKSSWQCKVCSYETNISRNLRIHMTSEKHMQNVLMLHQGLPLGLPPGLVGPGPPPSAGAAPATPPELFQYFGPQALGQPQAPLPGPGLRPDKPLEAQLLLNGFHHLGAPARKFPPPAPGSLSPDTHLPPSQLLGSLSDSLPTSPPPDDSPSLKVFRCLVCQAFSTDNLELLLYHCSVGRSLPEAEWKEVAGDTHRCKLCCYGTQLKANFQLHLKTDKHAQNKEKMQLHARGAAHEENSQIYKFLLEMEGAAAGAELGLFRCLLCAWETPSRLAVLQHLRAPAHRDAQAQRRLQLLQSGPAAEEGLSALQSILSFSHGQLRTPGKPPVTPLAELPTPEKDAQNKTEQLASEEVENKSGSRGDSANQTTVRTGVFCCPYCSFLSPEPEQVRAHTLSQHAVQPKYRCPLCQEQLVGRPALHFHLSHLHNVVPECVEKLLLVATTVEMTFTTKVLPGPTLCPLGDAPEPPAPGPEPEPSREQGAEGPQLTPEASPDPLPEPPPPLAEAPDKPPGSPDQPPSPAPSPASRPDVLAEELAPPPTMAEEEEGRVGEPRPAEPAPSDSRHPLTYRKTTNFALDKFLDPARPYKCTVCKESFTQKNILLVHYNSVSHLHKMKKAAIDPSGPARGEAGAAPPTAAATDKPFKCTVCRVSYNQSSTLEIHMRSVLHQTRSRGTKTDAKAEGPERGQEEPKEGETEGETGTEKKGPDPGGFVSGLPFLSPPPPPLDLHRFPAPLFTPPVLPPFPLVPESLLKLQQQQLLLPFYLHDLKVGPKLALAGPTPLLSLPAATPPPPPSKAELAEREWERPPMAEEGNEAGPASPPNSTPNEAARTAAKALLENFGFELVIQYNEGKQAVPPPPTPPPPEALGGGDKLACGACGKLFSNMLILKTHEEHVHRRFLPFEALSRYAAQFRKSYDSLYPPPAEPPKPPDGSLDSPAPQLGPPFLVPESEAGGARPSEERSRAGGRWPPEEEESSRGNLPPLLPAGRRFSRTKFTEFQTQALQSFFETSAYPKDGEVERLASLLGLATRVVVVWFQNARQKARKNAIEGGPVPSGGGSGGASGCRRCHATFSCVFELVRHLKKCYDDQPPEEEEEEAEREEEEEEVEEEDAEEEQSLEPPARPGGPSPEPADREELSQAEATNPGGKEPEGRAPPSPSPVHACEQCTMSFPSQDLLTSHRRLHFMPSLQPGAAPHLLDLPLLVFGERSPLVAGAPQAPGPLLKRKHEEGSLSPTGSEAGGGGEGEPPRDKRLRTTILPEQLEILYRWYMQDSNPTRKMLDCISEEVGLKKRVVQVWFQNTRARERKGQFRSTPGGVPNPAVKPPITPAPAAFPKFNLLLGKVDDGSGREAPKREAPAFPYPPVTPAAGPLAFLPPGKEATTPTPEPPLPLPPPPPPSEEEATEEPSKASPESEACSPSAGDLSDSSASSLAEPESPGAGGSSGGTGSGVGVPDGMGQRRYRTQMSSLQLKIMKACYEAYRTPTMQECEVLGEEIGLPKRVIQVWFQNARAKEKKAKLQGAAVGGAGGNGEGPLGAQRTDCPYCDVKYDFYVSCRGHLFSRQHLAKLKEAVRAQLKSESKCYELAPAPEAPPAPKAPPATTPASVPLGAGPALPRLAPVLLSGPALAQPPLGSLAPFNSGPAASSGLLGLATSVLPATTVVQTAGPGCPLPQRPVPEQTNNSTAGITDPAPGPPTEPSGDKVSGERKPIAAPTNSSTDALKNLKALKATVPALLGGQFLPFPLPPAGGATPPAVFGPQLQGAYFQQLYGMKKGLFPMNPVIPQTLIGLLPNALLQPPPQPPEPTATAPPKPPELPAPGEGEAGEADELLSGSTGISTVDVTHRYLCRQCKMAFDGEAPATAHQRSFCFFGRGSGGSVPPPLRVPICTYHCLACEVLLSGHEALASHLRSSAHRRKAAPPPGGPPITVTNAATAATAAVAFAKEEARLPHTDSNPKTTTTSTLLAL from the exons ATGGCCACCCTTAACTCATCCTCTACCACtggcaccacccccacccctggacaCAATGCCCCGTCTCCGCCTCCGGACACCTCCCCCCCTGGCACCCCCGCTGATCCTGTCACCAAAGATCCCCCTGCTGCCCCCTCCACCTCTGAGAGCATGAGGCCCTCAGAGCCAGGGGGACAGGCCCTGGAGTCGGGCTGTGGCCTCGTCCCACCAAAGGAGACTGGGGAGCCCCGAGAAGAGGCTGGCTGTGGTGGCTTCTCACCAAAGGACCTAGGAGTGCAAGAGGacaaggagcaggaggaggaaggaggagggctcCCTCCCGTGGACCTAAGCAACCATTTATTCTTCACAGCTGGTGGTGAGGCCTACCTAGTAGCCAAGCTGTCCCTGTCAGGTGGCAGTGAACTCCTGTTACCAAAGGGCTTCCCCTGGGGCGAGGTGGGAATCAAGGAGGAGCCCAGCTTGCCCCTCCTTGCCCACCTACCCTCTGCACACCTCACTGCCCTTCACATCCAACATGGCTTTGACCCAATCCAAGGCTTTAGCTCTTCTGACCAAATTCTGTCCCATGATACCTCAGCGCCATCTCCGGCCACCTGTGAGGGAAGGGATGGAGCCTTCTGGAGCTACCAGCTGGCTCCAAACCCACCCGGAGATCCCAAAGATGGCCCtatggggagcaggggaggagaccACAGGGCACTCTTCTGGCTCTGCCTCCTGTGCCGCCTGGGTTTCAGCAGGGCCCAGGCCTTTATGGGTCACACACAGTCTCATGGGGTGAAGCTAACCCCTGCTCAACATCTGGGCCTGCCCAGTAATGCAGCTGTGCTTCAGGTGGGAGATGAGGGCCGCATGGCCCTCCTAAGCTTTCTGGAACCAAAACCACCTGCTCGCCCCCCTTTAGAAATGCCCCTTGATAACAGCAGCATGGTGAACACAGAGGCCAATGTAGCCCAGACTGAGGATGGTCCCCCTGAGGCAGAAGCTCCTGTCCTGCCTGCAGAAGAAGTCAGGGCACTTAGCCCACCCTCCCCGGCAACAACTCCCACCACCTGGGACCCCAGCCCAACCCAAGCCAAAGAGTCGCCAATGGCAGCTGGCGAGGCAGGGCCAGATTGGTTCCCGGAGGggcaagaagaggagggagggctcTGCCCCCCACTGAACCAAAGCTCACCTGCCTCTAAGGAGGGGggcactctctctgccccagtcGGCTCCCCCGAAGACCCCAGCGACCCACCCCAGCCCTACCGCCTAGCTGAAGACTACACCCCAGCCCCTGCGGCCTTCCAGGGCCTCAGCCTGTCCAGCCACATGTCTCTGTTACACTCTCGCAACTCCTGCAAGACCCTCAAGTGTCCCAAGTGCAACTGGCACTACAAGTACCAGCAGACCCTGGACGTGCACATGCGGGAAAAGCACCCGGAGAGCAATAGCCACTGCAGCTACTGCAGCGCCGGGGGCGCCCACCCCCGCCTCGCCCGTGGAGAGAGCTACAACTGTGGCTACAAGCCCTACCGCTGCGATGTCTGCAACTACTCCACCACCACCAAGGGCAACCTCAGCATCCACATGCAGTCTGACAAGCACCTGGCCAACCTGCAGGGCTTCCAGGCAGGCCCCGGTGGGCAGGGCAGCCCCCCAGAGGCGCCACTCCCATCCTCTGCCGGGGACAAGGAGCCCAAGACCAAATCATCCTGGCAGTGCAAGGTGTGCAGCTACGAGACCAACATCTCCCGCAACCTGCGCATCCACATGACCTCTGAGAAGCACATGCAGAATGTCCTCATGCTGCACCAGGGGCTGCCGCTGGGCCTGCCGCCCGGACTGGTAGGGCCGGGGCCCCCTCCCTCGGCAGGAgctgcccctgccaccccccctgAGCTCTTCCAGTACTTCGGACCACAGGCCTTGGGGCAGCCTCAGGCTCCCTTGCCTGGCCCCGGGCTGAGGCCAGACAAGCCCCTGGAAGCCCAGCTGCTTCTCAATGGCTTCCACCACCTCGGAGCGCCTGCTCGCAAGTTTCCCCCACCAG cccctggcagcctcTCCCCGGACACCCACCTGCCTCCAAGTCAGCTCCTGGGCTCCTTGTCTGACAGCCTGCCCACCTCACCACCCCCAGATGACAGCCCGTCCCTGAAGGTATTCCGCTGCCTAGTGTGCCAGGCCTTCAGCACAGACAACCTGGAGCTGCTGCTCTACCACTGCAGCGTGGGCCGAAGCCTCCCGGAGGCTGAATGGAAGGAGGTGGCCGGTGACACCCACCGCTGCAAGCTCTGCTGCTATGGCACTCAGCTCAAAGCCAACTTTCAACTCCACCTCAAGACTGACAAACATGCTCAAAA CAAGGAGAAGATGCAGCTGCACGCCCGGGGCGCAGCCCATGAAGAAAATAGCCAGATCTATAAG TTTTTGCTGGAGATGGAGGGGGCTGCGGCAGGGGCTGAGCTGGGGCTGTTCCGCTGCCTGCTGTGTGCATGGGAGACCCCCTCCCGCCTGGCTGTGCTGCAGCACCTACGTGCACCGGCCCACCGCGACGCCCAGGCCCAGCGGCGTCTGCAGCTGCTGCAGAGTGGCCCCGCAGCCGAGGAAGGGCTCTCGGCTCTTCAGAGCATCCTGAGCTTCAGCCATGGGCAGCTCCGGACTCCCG GGAAGCCTCCTGTCACCCCCTTAGCTGAGCTGCCCACCCCTGAAAAAGACGCTCAGAACAAGACAGAGCAATTGG CTTCTGAAGAGGTCGAGAACAAGTCTGGCTCTCGAGGAGACAGTGCCAACCAGACCACGGTCAGAACTGGG GTATTCTGCTGTCCATACTGCAGCTTCCTGAGCCCTGAGCCCGAACAGGTGAGGGCTCACACCCTCTCCCAGCATGCAGTGCAGCCCAAGTACAGGTGTCCGCTGTGCCAGGAGCAGCTGGTGGGCCGACCTGCCTTGCATTTCCACCTTAGCCACCTTCACAATGTGGTGCCTGAGTGCGTTGAGAAGCTGCTGCTTGTG GCAACAACTGTAGAGATGACCTTTACGACCAAAGTGCTGCCTGGGCCCACTCTATGCCCACTGGGGGATGCCCCAGAGCCCCCTGCTCCGGGGCCAGAGCCTGAACCCAGCAGAGAACAAGGAGCAG aaGGCCCTCAGCTGACCCCAGAAGCCAGTCCTGATCCTCTTCCTGAGCCTCCCCCGCCCTTAGCTGAGGCCCCAGACAAGCCCCCAGGAAGCCCTGATCAACCCCCTTCTCCAGCCCCATCGCCAGCCTCTCGGCCTGATGTCCTGGCGGAAGAATTGGCCCCTCCACCCACCATggctgaggaggaagaggggcgTGTGGGGGAGCCCCGCCCTGCAGAGCCAGCTCCATCTGACTCTCGCCACCCTCTGACCTATCGGAAGACCACCAACTTTGCCCTGGACAAGTTTCTTGACCCTGCCCGGCCCTATAAGTGCACTGTGTGTAAGGAGTCCTTCACACAGAAGAATATCCTTCTGGTCCATTACAACTCTGTCTCCCACCTGCACAAGATGAAGAAGGCTGCCATTGACCCGTCTGGCCCTGCCCGAGGAGAGGCAGGTGCTGCGCCTCCCACTGCTGCTGCCACAGACAAGCCCTTTAAGTGCACTGTCTGCCGAGTCTCCTACAACCAGAGCTCCACCCTAGAGATCCATATGCGCTCAGTTCTGCACCAGACTCGCTCTCGGGGGACCAAGACTGACGCCAAGGCCGAGGGGCCAGAGCGTGGCCAAGAAGAGCCCAAGGAGGGTGAGACTGAGGGGGAGACTGGCACAGAGAAGAAGGGCCCTGACCCTGGTGGCTTCGTATCTGGGTTGCCCTTCCTgtcgcctcccccaccccccttggaCCTACACCGATTCCCAGCACCCCTCTTCACCCCACCAGTCttgccccccttccctctggtgcCGGAATCACTGCTTAAGCTCCAGCAGCAACAGCTGCTCCTGCCCTTCTACCTCCATGACCTCAAGGTGGGGCCCAAGCTGGCATTGGCTGGGCCCACACCCCTGCTGTCTCTGCCAGCTGccactcctcctcccccgccctctAAGGCTGAGCTGGCTGAGCGGGAGTGGGAGCGGCCCCCCATGGCGGAAGAGGGGAATGAGGCGGGGCCCGCCTCGCCCCCCAACTCTACGCCCAATGAAGCAGCCCGCACTGCAGCCAAAGCCCTTCTAGAAAACTTTGGCTTTGAGCTGGTGATCCAGTACAACGAGGGGAAGCaggctgtgccccctcccccgaccccacccccaccagaggCCCTGGGGGGTGGAGACAAGCTGGCCTGTGGGGCCTGTGGGAAACTCTTCTCCAATATGCTTATCCTCAAGACACATGAGGAGCATGTCCACCGCCGATTTCTGCCCTTTGAGGCCCTGAGCCGTTATGCTGCTCAGTTTCGAAAGAGCTACGATAGCCTATACCCCCCCCCTGCAGAGCCCCCCAAACCTCCTGATGGGTCCCTGGATTCACCAGCTCCCCAACTGGGCCCTCCCTTCCTGGTCCCAGAGTCTGAGGCAGGGGGGGCCCGTCCCTCTGAGGAGCGAAGCCGGGCAGGAGGACGCTGGCcaccagaggaggaagaaagctcCAGAGGGAATCTGCCTCCCCTACTGCCTGCAGGCCGCAGGTTCTCCAGAACCAAGTTCACAGAGTTCCAGACCCAAGCCCTGCAGTCTTTCTTCGAGACCAGTGCCTACCCCAAGGACGGAGAAGTGGAGCGGCTTGCAAGTCTCTTGGGCCTGGCTACCCGTGTGGTGGTAGTGTGGTTCCAGAATGCCCGCCAGAAAGCACGCAAAAATGCCATCGAGGGGGGGCCTGTGCCGAGcggagggggcagtgggggagccTCTGGCTGTAGGCGCTGCCATGCCAccttctcttgtgtttttgagttGGTGCGGCACCTCAAGAAATGCTATGATGACCAGCCccctgaagaggaggaggaagaggcagagagggaggaagaagaagaagaggtagaggaggaggatgcagaggaggaacagagcctggaacccCCCGCACGGCCCGGGGGCCCGTCACCTGAACCTGCAGACAGGGAAGAGCTGAGCCAAGCAGAGGCAACAAACCCAGGAGGCAAAGAACCTGAAGGGAGGGCCCCTCCCTCGCCTTCCCCAGTCCACGCATGTGAGCAGTGCACCATGTCTTTCCCCAGCCAAGACCTCCTGACCAGTCACCGCCGGCTACACTTCATGCCATCCCTGCAGCCCGGTGCTGCACCCCACCTCCTAGATCTGCCATTGCTGGTGTTTGGGGAGCGAAGCCCCCTGGTGGCAGGTGCTCCACAGGCCCCAGGGCCACTGCTGAAACGGAAGCATGAGGAGGGCAGCCTGTCCCCAACGGGCAgtgaggcagggggtggaggggagggcgAGCCCCCCAGGGACAAGCGCCTACGTACCACCATCCTGCCCGAGCAGCTGGAGATCCTGTACCGTTGGTACATGCAAGACTCCAACCCAACGCGCAAGATGCTCGACTGCATCTCCGAGGAGGTGGGACTCAAAAAGCGGGTGGTGCAGGTCTGGTTCCAGAACACCAGGGCCCGGGAGAGGAAAGGCCAGTTTCGAAGCACCCCTGGTGGGGTGCCCAATCCAGCAGTCAAGCCCCCCATCACTCCTGCCCCTGCAGCCTTCCCCAAGTTCAACCTCTTGTTGGGCAAGGTAGATGATGGATCTGGGAGGGAAGCCCCAAAGCGGGAAGCACCTGCTTTTCCCTACCCACCAGTTACTCCTGCTGCCGGGCCCCTGGCTTTCCTACCACCTGGGAAGGAGGCCACCACCCCAACACCAGAGCCACCTctacctctcccacctccccctccacccaGTGAGGAAGAGGCTACAGAGGAACCTTCTAAAGCTTCACCAGAGAGCGAGGCTTGCAGTCCATCTGCAGGGGATCTCAGCGATTCGTCTGCTTCCAGTCTGGCCGAACCAGAgtctcctggggctgggggaagcaGTGGAGGAACAGGAAGTGGGGTCGGGGTTCCAGATGGAATGGGGCAGCGGCGTTACAGGACCCAGATGAGCAGCCTGCAGTTGAAGATCATGAAAGCCTGTTATGAAGCCTACCGTACCCCAACCATGCAGGAGTGCGAGGTGTTGGGGGAGGAGATTGGGCTGCCCAAGAGAGTCATCCAGGTCTGGTTCCAGAATGCTCGTGCCAAGGAAAAGAAGGCCAAACTGCAGGGGGCGGCAgttggtggggctgggggcaacGGTGAGGGCCCCTTGGGAGCCCAGCGCACCGACTGCCCCTACTGTGACGTCAAGTATGATTTCTATGTCTCCTGCCGAGGCCATCTCTTTTCCCGCCAGCACCTGGCCAAGCTCAAAGAGGCAGTCCGAGCTCAGCTGAAGAGTGAAAGCAAGTGCTACGAGTTGGCCCCAGCACCTGAGGCACCCCCGGCTCCCAAGGCCCCACCGGCCACCACACCTGCCTCTGTGCCCCTTGGAGCTGGCCCGGCCCTGCCTCGCCTGGCCCCGGTCCTCTTGTCTGGTCCAGCTCTGGCCCAACCCCCGCTGGGCAGCCTAGCTCCTTTCAATTCAG GCCCTGCAGCCTCCTCGGGCCTCCTGGGCCTCGCCACTTCAGTCCTGCCTGCTACCACAGTGGTCCAGACTGCTGGCCCAGGCTGCCCCTTACCTCAGAGACCTGTGCCCGAACAAACTAACAACTCCACAGCAGGCATCACTgaccctgccccaggcccccctACTGAGCCCTCCGGGGACAAGGTCTCTGGTGAGCGCAAGCCAATTGCAGCGCCCACCAACTCCTCCACTGACGCCCTCAAGAACCTCAAAGCACTGAAGGCTACAGTCCCAGCCCTGTTGGGGGGCCAATTTCTGCCCTTCCCATTGCCCCCCGCAGGGGGGGCAACACCACCAGCTGTCTTTGGCCCCCAGTTACAGGGGGCCTACTTCCAACAGCTCTATGGGATGAAGAAGGGGCTATTTCCCATGAACCCCGTGATACCTCAGACCCTCATCGGACTGCTCCCCAACGCCCTCCTCCAGCCACCACCCCAGCCCCCTGAGCCCACAGCCACAGCGCCTCCAAAGCCGCCTGAACTGCCTgctccagg